Part of the Quercus lobata isolate SW786 chromosome 6, ValleyOak3.0 Primary Assembly, whole genome shotgun sequence genome, TTAAACGTACTGTcctaacaaatatatatatatatatatataggattgggttcagattacacttggtgtaactctaaataatattacaccatccaataacttgttCTCACCGTTGACttatatgttttatatgtttttaacattcttGCCAATTTTCATTTCAgttgaatgttatttactattcaatccataaactcatattttatacattattttaaactagcatgtaacccgtgctaccgcacgggaatggatatattattaatcatgagtttattcatgtttaaaaggcttagttaagtctaaattcagaTTATTAagcagaaaatttcattaacaaaacttagcagtatgtttttataatactcccaaagtattcaataatttttcttcttttatggcaccaaaaagaaaagaatcattaaaattttctcattaaatTAGAGCAATGTTAATTGTTAAATGATTCAAATTTTATGGGATGAAAATGAGAGGGTAGATGAAATcttaaaaagtgatttttttttttatttttttttatattcaatgaGACGTAACGACAAATTTTTGATAATCACAAGGATAAGGTTTATCACACTTTGAATTTTCCACAATCGATAAGCATTCATTTTTGCAAGCCATGAAGGGAATCataattgtaaaacttttgccaagcttaaaaaacaattaattaaaaaataaaatattgcatCTTTTTATTTAAGTGATGCTACaatgagggaaaaaaataaaataaaagagaattaaAGTAGCCTATGCACCAACTTAAACATTTCAAGGTCGATTGAGCATCTTTTGCATGTAACAACAATTCTTCATAACCGTAAGGATAATGTTCATCTCGATTCCAATGTCCCATTCCAATTTTGTGGCATGCTTGaaagtttggaattttatatAGGGTGGTTCCCGCAGCAAGTAGTCGAAGCATTTTTCGGCATTTTAGAATCCAATGCTTCCCATgttcatcatttaaaatttccaaaaggttATCAACGCCTTTAGGATTTGACTCACAAAGTAGCATGATTCCATGAATATaagttgcaataaaattttcacatggaagagttttttcaattaatttttttcttcattcaaAAAGTATTTGTTGGAGGACTAATTTGTTTTCCGTTAACTTGTTGAAGCGTTTGCAACTAattaagaaaaagggaaaaattaaattaatagaCTGCATAATTAAACAAAGTGAAATAAATAAGTAgatacaaattgaaaaaatagttttttatacCTTAACTTAATGTTTCCCAGGAGTGTTGCCGAATCTTTGCCCACTTTCGAAAAGATTTCAACCAATATGTCATTAGGAAGtttttttaaagtattcattttttttttttttgaaatagtgtTATAACATTTGATTTACTATTTgtaagaaaatgattttttttaaggttcatAGTATCATATTTAATAacaatacataataataatgtgttttagaattttgaaatgatTATACATGAATTTGATGGTGAAGTGGTTAAATTCATATAGAATTTTGTATTGCAATTGGTTCttaatgaatttaattgtttCTATCCGTTAATATACAatcaaaataagttttaaaatttaaaatagtaatatgtAGCCTATTAGATCAAATGATTGGAGTGGTGCAAATGCACAAAGGTTGtcacttcaaattttaaatccaaCAATGgctatttcaatttcttatattttctatatagtaaatttgaaaaaaaaaaatcaatggacAACATGATAATCAATTAATCATATACAATTTAAAGGCAACATTTTAGGAAATTGTCTGTGTTTTACAAAATCTGGACAGCTATAATAGCAATGAGAAATGAAGTACGTGGCTTAACCAAAATATGACCAAAAGTCAGAGATCATCAAGCACTAAAATACGAAAATGTAGTGACTAATTGAAAGGGTTTATGggaaaaatatgaaagaaagaaataatagcACACTTTTTGGGCTTTGGGATTTTCCAAAAAGGGGCAAAAGTGCACACTTGATGTGCGTTTCATTGAATGCTTCTTGCCTATGGGGTTTTGCACTTCATGCTTTAGAAGTGGTATAAGTTTATCATAATAGTAATTTCACAAACTGGTAGTTTCATGCTAAGAAGGCAACGTAAATAGTACTTTTTGCTATTCAGGTTTTATCATTGCAGTACAGATCATTTTGTGGAAAATAAAAGATGCAATAGTAGAGTTATCTGGTACACATGTATCCCTTTATGTTGGATGATTTTAGTACTGTTAACTACTCTAAATTTGAAGAATAGTAGTCCAGAATGATTtccttaattgaaaaaaaaaaaaaaatccattctaATGTAAAAACCAATGGAAATTAGTTTGGTTTTTGAAGGCATTCCAGCACCCTAAAATAATGAGGTATGCCAAAGCTTTCACATGTTTTCTGTTCCCTGTGTGGATAAGGCCCATGTTATAGTACATATACATGGATCAATTTCTAGTTGGACAGCATCATGATAATTCTATAAAGCTTTTGCataatttccttttattatgAGCTGCCAAATATCCCTCACATTATTCCAATAAATTACAAGTTCTTCCATTGTAACGATTAGAAACCAACAGAACAAAAGTGGACCTAACTCATTGATTTATGACTATATTCACTATTCTGATACTAAAAttagataggaatgaaattatgctCTGTCAAACTATTCTCTCCGTTTCCATATGGACCATATCTCTAGTTTTTCTGAACAACAGGTTCAGATATGCTTTTACTGATGTGGGATTATGGTTCTGAAGGACCTATAtaccatttttattattgtaataaaaatgatatgGATGCATCCTAACACGTCTGAAATTTTGCAGGTGTTGCATAAGGCTATGAAAGGTTTGGGGACTGATGACACCACCCTTATAAGGGTAATTGTGACAAGGACTGAGATTGATATGCAGTACATAAAAGCTGAATACCTGAAGAAATACAAGAAGACATTGAATGATGTACCTGCAATTACATATATGTACTTACATATTTGCATTGTAAGAattccaattaaaacaaaatagaaattaattataGTAAAAAGTTTCTTCTAAATGTGATATAAAATCAATTGAAATGTAAACAATCATAATGCATCATGAAATGGTACAGCTGAAATTCTGTGGAGTTCAAGCAACTTATAAGAAGTTGtccataaaaacaaaaatgttaaaagCTCTAACGAAAAGCATATTAACAATAAGTCATATACtttaccaataataataacaacactATCAGTAAAAAAGTAGCTGACCTTTTTCAAGAGAATAAGCAATTATTAATACATTATCAGGGCTAAATACTAACCATATTTTTGTAATCACAACATAAACAGAGGAAAAAAACTGACCTTTGTTAACAAAATAACCAGGTACTATGGAAAATCACAGCTAACTACTtgtcatattttttaatgacTTGAAAATTGATTGACGGGATAATAGAAAGTTTTGGTACAATTGTGACTACTGTTAAAATGAAAACATCAAAACCTCTAATAAATAGAATATGAACAGCCTATCAAATAATtgaccaataataataacataaacaataaaaaagagcTGACCTTTGGTAAGAAAATAAGTAGTTAAAAAGCCTCAGTTCATTGGCAATAGAGTTTCCCAATTTTATAACAATCTCCTGTGGAGGAAAAAAGCACACCAAATAAGGGCATAAACTGTAAAAACATAGATGACAATAAGCTGTTTAAGGACCATTTATCATATAAGTTACGAACAAATTTTTATGGTAAATCAGAATATACTATCACGCAATCAAGTATACAAACTAACGATAGTATACAAACATTATGAATTGGCCAAGAACCTCAGTTTTTTCAAGAACATTAATCAAATAGGCAAAATTAACCAAAACCCAATTAGCAAATTGCAGAAAGAATGTATTCAGCATTATGTGTTCACCCATCATATCAAAAAACTACCATAAAACCAAGAatggctaaaataaaaattaacacttGCTCATAGCTTCTTCAATATTTGCTCATAGTTTCCTCCCCAAAAGCATTAATCAAATGCGTAAAATCAACTGAGACCCATTGGCAAATTGCACGATAAACTAATACAGCATTATGTGTTCACCATCAATTTACAAACTAACCATAGTATACAAACATTATAAATTGGTCACATAGCTCATAGTTTTTTCAAGAACATTAATCAAATACgcaaaatcaaccaaaacccAATTAGCAAATTGCAGAAAGAATGTATTCAGCATTATGTGTTCACCCATCATATCAAAAAACTACCATAAAACCAAGAatggctaaaataaaaattaacacttGCTCATAGCTTTTTCACTAAAATCAACCAAGACCCAGATAGGGAAATTGcacaataaactaataatatcATAATCCAACCATAAAGTTCAAACATTTATGAAGTgggtataaaaaaatatttttttttttttaaacagacaaaaaaattatgcattccCAATATACCATTTTTAAAACACCAGGAGTACCAGCGCCTTTGGGTGAGGTCTTGTACTTGGCGCGTTTAATGACATGCCCACTGGCCATCGATCAAAGTAAAATTCACTGCTGAGCTAAAATCCAAAACCCCcgaaaagaaaattgtgaaagcACGATTGGGAAAAAGGGTTTTTTGCGTTGTGTACGGACGAATAAGAAGAAGGgaatcaaaaatacaaaaaaagagagaaattttttgcttttaaatgGGTTTGCTTGGAATGATATGTGTGTGCGTTGCTGGCTTTGGTTTTGGGCTTTGAGAGAGAGCGCCAATGATGAAGGTGGTAGTTTTTTGTGTGACAAAAGGAGAAACTAATGAAACAGAAGATAAACATgcgaaaacaaaaaaaacttatataattaaagaataaaaattattcacaAAAAGTAAGGAAAGCAGATGTAGATGAAAGAAATGAGTAATCAAACCTGAGGAAGAATTCGTTTTGCTGAGCATAAACCAGGACCATTAAAATTGTGAAGAAAAGTACAATCGGAATAGATGCAAAACCACCAGGACCATTAAAACTGTGAAGAAAAGTACAATCAAAATAGATGCAGAACCTCTTCTATATAAGATACAGAAATACCAAAAGGCATGCATCATTGATACCGAgatattcttttgaaattccATAACATTCATTGAAGAAGAGGGGAGCTGTATATTGAAGGAGAGgaaggattttgggttttgagaagGGGAGGTGAACCTGAAAATATGCGGGTGTGAAGAGCAGAATGTTttattcacccaaaaaaaaaaaaaaagcacagcGTTAATTGACTGAAATTGGTGTGTACACGTGGCACacaattagagttctaatttggagTTGCAATCtggacacgtggcacaaaattagagttctaatttgaaattgcaatttgagtttctctctgcttcacctattattttatatatagactatacaaatttgaatttaaacaattgtttgataacatgattgttaatctttgatcaccatgaaaatttgcaagcatgtagaatatatgaagataatgtaatctaacaatgaatttgtcaaaattcgtatctaattaaaaaatattgagtggtgtaatattgcttagagttacCCATATTGCTTAGAGGTGTATTTGTTGTGCCAAAATGTGTGGTACTAGACTTATTCTTAATAGAATCGACCCTAATAACATATTTGAGATTTCATAtaaacttatttagtttttgctaaaagaagggtttttttattttttattttttattgttgatacaagatagaatttctactctaacttaatctaagtgtatatgtgtgtaaaactccctcctggagacttgaaccgcaactcttgccccccacaccccataaTGTGGCAAGTTGTGACATTTGTTGTGCCAAAATGTGTGGCACTAGACTTATTCTTAATAGAACCGACCCCCAATAACATATTTGAGGTTTCATAtaaacttatttagttttttctaaaagaaggttttttttttttttttttggttgatacaagatagaatttctactctaatttaatctaagtgtatacgTGTGTGAAGCTTCCTCCCGGAGACTTGAACTtcggcccttgccccccacaccccgcaagcatttatacttgtagagtgaccacgACACCAAGAGTGCGCAGTGGTAAAGAATGTTAAATATTCctatatttgaaaattgatgTAAGGAATAAGTAATCATTTTGGTAAAACTAATACAAGGAATGTGATGGGTTATTGTTTAAGCTAGATTGAATTTGGAAATGAGAATTACTTAGAACAATCAATAGGTGGTTAGGCACCTTTGTAAAGAACACAAGGTTTTCAAAGAAAAGTTCTcaaggattttttctttttccattcaCTAACAAAAAAACCCCTTTGTTACAATTGCTTATCATGGATATTTATAGCCTAGGGTTAGTTATTGGTGATGACACTAACTCATATTTATCACATGTTAGATTATAATTGTAACATATTAATCgtatgttatatttaatatagtAAGAGAAAAGCTATGTTTACAACATTTGTATGATAAATCATAAATGATAGGTTGTTAttagtgggtaaaaaagtaatttcagtggtaagtttaaattagaattagtaataaCTTATCACATATGATTTACTATGCAAATGTTATGAAGTAACACTTCTCATTTAATAAAGCACATGACTTATACTTCTAGTTCAAACGAGTAATGACATCTTAAAATCCAGCATTTGTATGTGCCTCTAGTTAATTTTTCATCCAATTTTCAAAtactacaacaaattttgtacaTGTGAATAATTGTATATAGTTACAATAACCACATGTGACATGTGAAATAGCTGCCCTTAGGATTGGCTAGCCTTGTGTCATGTCACTTTATTGTGCCACTTCACCATGTCATGTCAACATCTTCCATATATTGTACTAGACTTATGTATCAAAGAAATAATGAGTTTtttaactggtaaagtttcttaTAGTTGAATATGAGATATAAGGTTCAATCTTCGTCTActctaaaaattgattaatgtcttagtctgataataaagagttatcataaaaaatgaacgtcataaattgaaactttctccaaaaaaaaaaaagaagaaaaagaaggtggCCACACAAGCCTAGGAGAAAGCGTAAAGGGTGTTAGTTCCTTTATCATCTCAGCAAAAGTTCCTACTGCTCGAGTCTACTTTGCTAGTATTCTCGGTGAAGATTGTATTGTTCAAACAATATTGGTGCAGGTATATAAGTTATCATTATGTCAAGTGTGAATTCATCtacttgttatattttatatttaaagtcTCTTAAGTAAATTCCGAACTAACTCAAagtaaaattcataaaatttggtaaaaaaaaaaaaaattatatatatatatagattacataACCTacacaattttcatttttatcatttaatatatatatatatatatatagattacataACCttcacaattttcatttttatcatttaatatatatatatatatatatatatagattacataaccttcacaattttcttttttataacataCGACTATCAACAAGTGTGAGCCTTgagtttcttaaaatttaatgaataaaatattatgacaatagtattagtattattttaaggcaaattttaaatacaatttcTTAAGTGatatatcttaaaattttcaattaaattatgtttaggatttgtagttaaattttatttaatttttattttttaatcagtTTTCCTAGGATACATCCAATCATGTCAGCTTGTGATTAGAGTACATTACTTACATGAGACCACATTAGTGAAAAGTGAAATTATTGTGCATTAATCACAAATTGACACTAAACATGTTGTGAAATTAGACATGAATTTAAATATGTCTAAACTCTATAGGATTTCCATTTTATATTAGATGATCTGATACACTTTTGACTCTTGCTTGTAGACACTATAGGGTTTCCAttttatattagaaaatataataatgtgaGACTCTTACATTCATTTAATTAGAGAGATCTAATATAAATGCAAGTAGAAGAAACATCacgttattatatatatatatatatatatatatatatacacacacaaaattatCTGCTAactacatcttcttcttcttctttttctcaatttaatgacaaaagtttcaactttcacgtcatacattctcaaaaaaatcttTCACGTCCTAGGAGAAAGAGCAAaataagtatttaaaaaaaaaaccataaaaatatcACCTTGCATtgctatctctctctctctctctctctccctacaGGCTACAGCAAGAAAATAGAATGGATTCTTCAATTAATGTTCCTCGATGGACACCAAACCCAAGTCCATCAAAATCATTACTAAAAGAGGCCGAGACAAGTGCAGGATTTGATGATGATATAGAGATGCAAAGCATAGCTTCTGGAGAAGAAGATGGCAGGTCGACATGTACCACAGACAAAACGTTATTCCCATTTAGCATTGCTCATGACTTCGCTATTTCTAGTGCTCCCCACGTAGAGATTCATGAAGCATCATCTCTAAACTCCCAAGTTACACAAACGTTGGCGATAGAACAAGAAAATCACTTTGCATTCAAGGAAGTTGATTTTGTGTCAAATAGAGATCTAGGTCTTTTCTTGACATGGAAGGAACTGTTGGTTACAGTGCCTGATGGAAAAAGTGGCCGCCGGCCGATACTTGAGGGGCTAACTGGGTACGCTGAACCGGGAAAGATGCTGGCTATCATGGGTCCTTCTGGCTGCGGCAAGTCAACTCTTTTGGATTCTTTGGCAGGTAATCTTTCAATTTCAGAAATGActgtttcttctttctctttttttattattattattattagggtcatgctaacgaatgcccttaataatcaattttaggaaaattttgataccactcttataggaaataaaaaaagttgtcaaaatattaattacttttttttttcatttcccataaaaactttctttaaatggattattaataaGGGCACTAGTTAGCATTTCccttattattatataatagccaccaaaaaagaaaagcaatccACAGTCATAGTAGTTAACATACTAAGGAGTGTTTGGTAGAggtgtttaaataacaattttcagtgtttaaacactatatcacgtattttcacaacactttttaacttacacgtatttttactacatgtattttcaaaacatttaaaCAACAATATTAGAAATCTCTAACAAAAAAGGTCAGAAATCATGAAATTGACATAATAAAgggtaaaattattataatttttttcttataattgacattataataaatttattgatcataacaaaaaaaaaattaagttatgaaatagaaatatattttcttttttctaaataaaacaattaagaaGGAACAATTTGTATACTCTACCGACTACC contains:
- the LOC115994155 gene encoding uncharacterized protein LOC115994155; this translates as MASGHVIKRAKYKTSPKGAGTPGVLKMEIVIKLGNSIANELRLFNYLFSYQRYIIQCLLVFLQVFSFYVLHINLSPCHNYPYKGGVISPQTFHSLMQHLQNFRRVRMHPYHFYYNNKNGI